One part of the Candidatus Limnocylindrales bacterium genome encodes these proteins:
- a CDS encoding lytic transglycosylase domain-containing protein, giving the protein MINCFSLHKYGSGLCILFFLILISTEAWGEIYQYIDKNGVLTFTDTPPRNVPYKVKIYSKSSSQVRSNKKKTTPRIFISQSALGKNQGSNLILPKDPFKPLVLTSVSEKSMIQLSKPPSTGPIRSDESRSIPSPYKEHIEEMAQKYKINPDLVKAIIKVESNYNPKAVSPKGAQGLMQLMPETAKRFGVNDPFDPHENIAGGIKYLRFLWDLFGGDLKLVLAGYNAGEQRVVQYGNNVPPITETQNYVQKVLSLSGLSSTFARFSEPIYRFVDKNGVLTFTNIPRLKN; this is encoded by the coding sequence ATGATAAATTGTTTTTCTCTCCATAAGTATGGATCAGGACTTTGTATTCTTTTCTTTTTAATTCTTATCTCTACCGAAGCTTGGGGAGAAATTTATCAGTATATTGATAAAAACGGCGTGCTCACCTTTACAGATACTCCTCCTCGAAATGTACCTTACAAGGTAAAGATCTATAGCAAATCCTCTTCCCAGGTTCGAAGTAATAAAAAGAAAACCACACCAAGAATTTTCATCTCGCAATCTGCTTTAGGAAAAAACCAGGGATCCAACTTGATTTTACCCAAAGATCCCTTCAAACCTTTGGTTTTGACGTCTGTTTCAGAGAAAAGCATGATTCAGCTTTCGAAACCTCCCTCTACCGGTCCTATACGTTCAGATGAGAGCAGATCTATCCCTTCACCTTATAAAGAGCATATAGAAGAAATGGCTCAAAAATACAAGATTAATCCAGACCTGGTGAAGGCGATCATCAAAGTAGAATCCAATTACAACCCAAAAGCCGTTTCTCCCAAAGGGGCTCAAGGTCTTATGCAATTAATGCCTGAAACGGCCAAACGGTTTGGTGTTAACGATCCTTTTGATCCCCATGAAAATATTGCGGGAGGGATCAAATATCTTCGATTTCTGTGGGATCTTTTTGGAGGAGATTTAAAGCTGGTGCTGGCCGGTTACAATGCGGGGGAGCAAAGGGTTGTGCAATATGGTAATAATGTTCCTCCTATTACGGAAACTCAAAACTATGTGCAGAAGGTTTTAAGTTTATCGGGTCTTTCCTCAACTTTTGCTCGATTTTCAGAACCTATTTATCGATTCGTCGATAAAAACGGTGTCCTGACCTTCACAAATATTCCAAGATTAAAGAATTGA
- a CDS encoding AAA family ATPase, translating to MKGKDRGDGSLYFKEFVRQTNQDEESKNGETLEKMTDGAECIIFANHKGGTGKTTSCLSIAGYLAKDGYRVLVVDLDPQANATSGLGIETTSLQYSIYDVILDQCIWHEEMLITQVIVETGIENLHLVPSELDLTVAEVVMQDVKDKTFILDRILETVRLMYDYILVDPPPSLGLLTLNGLCAANQVIVPLDPSIFSLEALDNLKRSFQDIKQMTGHSFDQIIAILVRYVKSTLFSKIRRQRTPSQEVEIRLREMFHTVFIVPDSAEVFQAQREGIPISHYAPKSKVGKAYAEIAKNISIHTKRRK from the coding sequence ATGAAAGGTAAGGATAGAGGGGATGGATCTTTATATTTTAAGGAATTTGTTAGGCAAACTAATCAAGATGAAGAGTCGAAAAATGGAGAAACTTTAGAAAAAATGACAGATGGGGCAGAATGTATCATTTTTGCCAATCACAAAGGTGGTACCGGTAAGACTACATCTTGCCTCAGTATCGCAGGTTATCTTGCGAAGGATGGTTATAGGGTGCTCGTGGTAGACCTGGATCCTCAAGCCAATGCCACCTCTGGATTAGGCATAGAGACTACCTCTCTGCAATACTCTATCTACGATGTAATCTTAGATCAGTGTATCTGGCATGAGGAGATGCTCATCACTCAGGTTATAGTTGAAACGGGTATAGAAAACTTACATCTTGTACCCTCTGAATTAGATCTGACAGTGGCAGAAGTTGTTATGCAAGATGTTAAAGATAAAACATTCATTTTGGACCGGATTCTGGAGACCGTCAGATTAATGTATGACTACATACTTGTTGACCCACCACCGAGTTTGGGTCTTCTGACTTTAAATGGACTCTGTGCCGCTAACCAGGTAATCGTACCTTTAGATCCCAGTATCTTCTCTTTAGAAGCTTTAGATAATCTCAAAAGATCTTTTCAAGATATCAAACAAATGACGGGGCATTCCTTCGACCAAATCATCGCAATTTTGGTCCGATATGTCAAATCTACCCTATTTTCAAAGATACGCCGCCAACGTACTCCATCCCAGGAAGTGGAAATAAGGCTCCGAGAAATGTTTCATACGGTATTTATTGTCCCGGATTCTGCAGAAGTCTTCCAGGCTCAACGTGAAGGGATACCTATATCTCACTATGCACCGAAAAGTAAGGTTGGGAAGGCTTATGCAGAAATTGCTAAGAATATCAGTATCCATACCAAAAGGAGGAAGTGA